The following proteins are encoded in a genomic region of Trueperaceae bacterium:
- a CDS encoding 4Fe-4S dicluster domain-containing protein gives MAGLSDLFSSLLRAVEVAPAYTAERCLVVRSGKDACSACLDACPHDAVTIGTSVEIDPVDCTGCGLCIRACPSEALADPPRLAPGPTLRCSQVPGDAPSVRCLAQLSGPDIVGLAGTADAVTLGRGDCAGCKVGGAAVPTAVARSAADATAMLAVHGRRLAVNVTQVDRLDAPPRRDALSRRALLAGGARRAAEGAADALGPLEGWLAAAVPEAVTPEAEPPPEAARRYAIVAAGRPEPDELVPWRLPRVADGCILCPACTRACPTGALERDLTGPQGALLLRPELCVGCDACIAACPVDVMTMDAEVSWGELSGGRSEAFRAGADRLGTGALPR, from the coding sequence GTGGCCGGCCTGAGCGACCTGTTCTCCTCGCTGTTGCGCGCCGTCGAGGTCGCGCCCGCCTACACGGCCGAGCGCTGCCTGGTGGTGCGCAGCGGCAAGGACGCCTGCAGCGCCTGCCTCGACGCCTGCCCGCACGACGCCGTCACCATCGGGACCAGTGTCGAGATCGACCCGGTCGATTGCACCGGTTGTGGGCTCTGCATACGCGCCTGCCCGAGCGAGGCGCTCGCCGACCCACCGAGGCTCGCGCCCGGACCGACGTTGCGCTGCAGCCAGGTGCCGGGCGACGCCCCGAGCGTCCGCTGCTTGGCCCAGCTGTCGGGACCCGACATCGTCGGCCTCGCCGGCACCGCCGACGCCGTGACCCTCGGGCGAGGCGACTGCGCCGGCTGCAAGGTGGGGGGCGCCGCCGTCCCGACGGCCGTCGCCCGCTCCGCGGCCGACGCCACGGCCATGCTCGCCGTGCACGGTCGGCGCCTCGCGGTGAACGTGACGCAGGTCGACCGCCTCGACGCGCCGCCGCGCCGCGACGCCCTGAGCCGCAGGGCGCTCCTCGCGGGAGGCGCCCGCCGCGCCGCCGAGGGCGCCGCCGACGCCCTCGGCCCCCTCGAGGGCTGGCTCGCCGCGGCCGTCCCGGAGGCCGTCACGCCCGAAGCGGAACCGCCGCCGGAGGCGGCCCGCCGCTACGCCATCGTGGCGGCGGGACGACCCGAGCCCGACGAACTCGTGCCGTGGCGGCTGCCGCGCGTGGCCGACGGCTGCATCCTCTGCCCGGCCTGCACGCGGGCCTGCCCCACCGGAGCCCTAGAGCGCGACCTCACGGGACCCCAGGGGGCGCTGCTGCTGAGGCCCGAACTGTGCGTGGGTTGCGACGCGTGCATTGCGGCCTGCCCGGTCGACGTGATGACCATGGACGCCGAGGTCAGCTGGGGCGAGCTCTCCGGCGGTCGCAGCGAGGCGTTCAGGGCGGGCGCGGACCGGCTCGGCACGGGGGCGCTGCCCCGCTGA
- a CDS encoding bifunctional 3-deoxy-7-phosphoheptulonate synthase/chorismate mutase, producing MQEKIQSLRARIDELNLQILELLSTRATVAAEIGALQSAMGSSQYDPVREQAMLDALVAANRGPFDAATVKSLFKQVFQASMQQSKSQEKRAYLTSRTTHEADTVVEVGGVPIGSKHSPVLVAGPCAIESEAQVEAVAARVASRGVRLFRGGAYKPRTDPYSFQGLGEAGLAMARAACDRHGLAFVSEIMTPTDLPLFEEYVDLLQIGARNMQNFSLLRAVGRSRKPVLLKRGLSATIEEWLMAAEYLLSEGNDNVILCERGIRTFEQYTRNTLDVSAVALAKLESHLPVLVDVTHSGGRRDLLVALTKAGLAVGADGIMVEVHPNPAVALSDTKQQIDFDAFDAYLDDTGYHAKLSEKRVELYGF from the coding sequence ATGCAAGAGAAGATCCAGAGCCTTCGGGCACGTATTGACGAGCTGAACCTCCAGATCCTCGAACTCCTCTCCACGCGAGCCACGGTCGCCGCCGAGATCGGCGCGCTGCAGTCCGCCATGGGTAGCTCCCAGTACGACCCCGTGCGAGAGCAGGCCATGCTCGACGCGCTGGTCGCCGCCAACCGCGGACCGTTCGACGCCGCCACCGTCAAGAGCCTCTTCAAGCAGGTCTTCCAGGCCAGCATGCAGCAGAGCAAGAGCCAGGAGAAGCGCGCCTACCTGACGTCGCGCACCACGCACGAGGCCGACACCGTCGTGGAAGTTGGCGGCGTGCCGATCGGTTCGAAGCACTCTCCCGTCCTCGTCGCCGGCCCGTGCGCCATCGAGTCGGAGGCGCAGGTCGAGGCGGTGGCCGCCCGCGTCGCCTCGCGCGGGGTGCGGCTGTTCCGGGGCGGCGCCTACAAGCCGCGCACCGACCCGTACTCGTTCCAGGGCCTGGGCGAGGCCGGCCTCGCGATGGCGCGCGCCGCCTGCGACCGGCACGGCCTGGCGTTCGTGAGCGAGATCATGACGCCCACCGACCTCCCACTGTTCGAGGAGTACGTCGACCTCCTGCAGATCGGGGCCCGCAACATGCAGAACTTCTCCCTCCTCCGCGCCGTCGGGCGCAGCCGCAAGCCGGTGCTCCTGAAGCGGGGCCTGTCGGCCACCATCGAGGAATGGTTGATGGCCGCCGAGTACCTGCTGAGCGAGGGGAACGACAACGTCATCCTGTGCGAACGCGGCATTAGGACCTTCGAGCAGTACACCCGCAACACCCTCGACGTGTCGGCCGTGGCCCTCGCCAAGCTGGAGAGCCACCTGCCCGTGCTGGTGGACGTCACCCACTCGGGCGGGCGCCGCGACCTGCTCGTGGCGCTCACCAAGGCCGGCCTGGCGGTCGGCGCGGACGGGATCATGGTGGAGGTGCACCCGAACCCGGCCGTCGCCCTCTCGGACACGAAGCAGCAGATCGACTTCGACGCCTTCGACGCCTACCTCGACGACACGGGCTACCACGCCAAGCTCAGCGAGAAGCGCGTCGAGCTGTACGGCTTCTGA
- the tatC gene encoding twin-arginine translocase subunit TatC produces the protein MTLIEHFEELRKRLFIALVAWVVASGVAFAFRFDVLEWLKAPLPASMTLNYFAVLEPFTVSMQIASFFGLVLASPVVLGQVWGFVAPGLYAEERRYAVPFILFAVLAFAAGVAFAYYVVLPFSIPILLSFLGGEAQGLLSIGHYISTLLMLMAVFGLMFEMPVLGYLLARIGILRYAPLARTRRWAIVAGVALAAVITPTGDPFNLALVAVPLVVLYELTILVVRVSQRRMLHAREDPEPSGTY, from the coding sequence GTGACCCTCATCGAACACTTCGAGGAGCTGCGCAAGCGGCTCTTCATCGCGCTCGTGGCGTGGGTGGTGGCGTCCGGGGTGGCGTTCGCGTTCCGCTTCGACGTCCTCGAGTGGCTCAAGGCGCCGCTCCCCGCCAGCATGACGCTCAACTACTTCGCGGTGCTCGAGCCGTTCACCGTCTCGATGCAGATCGCGTCGTTCTTCGGGCTGGTGCTCGCCTCCCCCGTCGTGCTCGGGCAGGTGTGGGGGTTCGTGGCGCCGGGCCTCTACGCCGAGGAGCGGCGCTACGCCGTCCCGTTCATCCTCTTCGCCGTGTTGGCCTTCGCGGCGGGGGTCGCGTTCGCGTACTACGTCGTGCTGCCGTTCAGCATCCCGATCCTGCTCTCCTTCCTCGGCGGCGAGGCGCAGGGGCTCCTGTCGATCGGGCACTACATCTCCACCCTGCTGATGCTGATGGCCGTCTTCGGCCTGATGTTCGAGATGCCGGTCCTCGGTTACCTTCTCGCTCGCATCGGGATACTGCGCTACGCTCCGCTCGCCCGCACGCGCCGCTGGGCCATCGTGGCCGGCGTCGCGCTCGCCGCGGTGATCACCCCTACCGGGGATCCGTTCAACCTCGCCCTCGTCGCCGTGCCGTTGGTGGTGCTCTACGAGCTGACCATCTTGGTGGTGCGGGTGTCTCAGCGTAGGATGCTGCATGCAAGAGAAGATCCAGAGCCTTCGGGCACGTATTGA
- a CDS encoding acyl-CoA dehydrogenase family protein translates to MTDFYDVDSLLSPEERLIQGSVREYVRSELLPHVGGWWQDGEFPPELARRFGDLGALGVTTPERYGGAGASYTAYGLVCREIEYVDSGMRSFVSVQSSLVMYPIAAYATDEVKERWLPLLASGQAVGCFGLTEPDAGSDPGAMRTRCRRVGDEWVITGVKRWITSGSRADVAIVWAKDEASGRVLGFVVETDRPGFQAVDIKTKASMRASVTSELYLDEVAVPTLNQLEVSGLKGPLSCLNQARFGIAFGVVGAAQACFDEARAYVADRPAFGEPLAAKQLVQARLADMLSEITKADLLAIRLGQLKEQGKDHPARVSLAKRDNCRSALGVARAARDLLGGNGITTEYAAIRHMLNLETVATYEGTDTVHTLVLGREITGLNAF, encoded by the coding sequence CTGACCGATTTCTACGACGTCGACTCCCTGCTCAGCCCGGAGGAGCGGCTCATCCAGGGCAGCGTGCGCGAGTACGTGCGCTCCGAGCTACTCCCGCACGTGGGCGGCTGGTGGCAGGACGGCGAGTTCCCGCCGGAACTCGCCAGGCGCTTCGGCGACCTGGGCGCGCTGGGGGTAACCACCCCGGAACGGTACGGTGGGGCCGGCGCCTCCTACACCGCCTACGGGCTCGTGTGCCGGGAGATCGAGTACGTCGACTCGGGCATGCGCTCGTTCGTCAGCGTGCAGTCGAGCCTGGTGATGTACCCCATCGCCGCCTACGCCACGGACGAGGTGAAGGAGCGGTGGCTCCCCCTCCTCGCCTCAGGTCAGGCGGTCGGCTGCTTCGGCCTCACGGAGCCGGACGCGGGCTCCGACCCAGGCGCCATGCGCACGCGCTGCCGCCGCGTCGGCGACGAGTGGGTGATCACGGGCGTCAAGCGCTGGATCACCAGCGGCTCGCGAGCCGACGTGGCCATCGTGTGGGCCAAGGACGAGGCGAGCGGCCGGGTCCTCGGCTTCGTCGTCGAGACGGACCGGCCCGGGTTCCAAGCGGTCGACATCAAGACCAAGGCCTCCATGCGAGCGTCCGTCACCAGCGAGCTCTACCTGGACGAGGTGGCCGTCCCCACGCTGAACCAGCTCGAGGTGAGCGGCCTGAAGGGGCCCCTATCCTGCCTCAACCAGGCGCGCTTCGGGATCGCGTTCGGCGTCGTCGGCGCCGCGCAGGCCTGCTTCGACGAGGCCCGGGCCTACGTGGCGGACCGCCCCGCCTTCGGCGAGCCGCTGGCGGCGAAGCAGCTCGTTCAGGCACGACTCGCCGACATGCTCTCGGAGATCACCAAGGCGGACCTGCTCGCCATCCGGCTCGGCCAGCTCAAGGAGCAGGGGAAGGATCACCCGGCCCGCGTGTCGCTCGCCAAGCGCGACAACTGCCGCAGCGCCCTCGGCGTCGCCCGCGCCGCCCGCGACCTGCTGGGCGGCAACGGCATCACCACCGAGTACGCGGCGATCCGGCACATGCTCAACCTCGAGACCGTGGCCACCTACGAGGGGACCGACACCGTGCACACCCTCGTCCTCGGACGCGAGATCACAGGTCTCAACGCGTTCTGA